In Candidatus Bathyarchaeia archaeon, the following are encoded in one genomic region:
- a CDS encoding sugar phosphate nucleotidyltransferase, with protein MKAVVLAAGEGVRLQPITSTRPKHLIKVGGKTILGHCLSAVKSCGVDEVLIVVHYMGNAIREFFGDGKRFGLKIDYVEQKGVLGTGDAVSVAEPYVEEDFLLVYGDLLFSAEAVKNVANLHREEKPAATMAVVPVENPENYGVVELENEKTVKRIVEKPNRGEAPTNLVNAGIYVFSTEIFEKLKATSKSVRGELEVTDAVSLLAKDKTVLAVKISREDWIDIGRPWDLLEANRWALMRREHKVCGIVESGAHLVGPVSVAETARIRSGAYVEGPVFIDEESDVGPNCYIRPYTSIGKKVRIGNACEIKNSILMDGVHVGHLSYVGDSILGEKCNLGAGTVTANYRFDAGTVKMVVKDKVVDSGRTKLGAVLGDNVKTGINALFMPGVKVGCNSWIGPNVVVSRDVKANAVVLLKQEVEEGKLNS; from the coding sequence GTGAAAGCGGTGGTTTTGGCTGCTGGAGAAGGAGTTAGGCTTCAACCAATCACGTCGACTAGACCGAAGCATTTGATAAAGGTTGGCGGAAAAACGATATTGGGACATTGTTTAAGCGCTGTGAAAAGTTGCGGGGTTGACGAGGTTTTAATTGTTGTTCATTATATGGGGAATGCGATTCGCGAATTTTTTGGTGATGGCAAAAGGTTTGGGTTAAAAATCGATTATGTTGAACAGAAGGGCGTGCTCGGTACAGGTGATGCTGTGAGTGTTGCTGAGCCTTATGTGGAGGAGGATTTTCTGCTGGTTTATGGTGACTTGCTGTTTTCTGCAGAAGCTGTGAAGAACGTTGCTAATCTGCATAGGGAAGAAAAACCTGCGGCAACGATGGCTGTGGTTCCAGTTGAGAATCCGGAGAATTATGGTGTAGTAGAGCTTGAGAACGAGAAAACTGTTAAGCGTATAGTAGAGAAGCCAAACCGCGGTGAAGCGCCAACAAACTTGGTGAATGCGGGCATTTATGTGTTTTCAACTGAAATTTTTGAAAAGTTGAAGGCGACATCGAAATCGGTTAGAGGCGAGTTGGAAGTGACGGATGCGGTTTCGCTTTTGGCTAAGGATAAGACGGTTTTGGCTGTTAAGATTTCGAGGGAGGATTGGATTGATATTGGTAGACCTTGGGATTTGCTTGAGGCGAATCGTTGGGCGTTGATGCGAAGGGAGCATAAGGTTTGTGGGATTGTGGAAAGCGGCGCGCATTTGGTTGGTCCTGTTAGTGTTGCGGAAACTGCGCGGATACGTTCTGGAGCTTATGTTGAGGGGCCGGTGTTTATTGATGAGGAGAGTGATGTTGGACCTAACTGTTACATTCGTCCGTATACTAGTATTGGTAAAAAGGTTCGAATTGGGAATGCTTGTGAGATAAAGAATAGTATCCTTATGGATGGCGTGCATGTTGGGCATTTGTCTTATGTTGGCGATAGCATTTTGGGTGAGAAGTGTAATTTGGGGGCTGGCACGGTTACGGCGAATTATAGGTTTGATGCTGGAACTGTGAAGATGGTGGTTAAGGATAAGGTTGTGGATAGTGGGAGGACGAAGCTTGGTGCGGTTTTGGGTGATAATGTGAAGACTGGGATAAATGCGCTTTTCATGCCGGGTGTGAAAGTGGGATGTAACAGTTGGATTGGCCCAAACGTTGTGGTTAGTCGTGACGTGAAGGCTAATGCGGTTGTGTTGTTAAAGCAGGAAGTTGAAGAAGGGAAATTGAATTCTTGA
- a CDS encoding peptidylprolyl isomerase, whose protein sequence is MPDKVHCAHILVKTEQEAKTVLERLNKGEKFANIAKEVSLCPSGKRGGDLGTFGRGKMVKEFENAAFKLNKGEISPIVKTKFGYHIIKRLE, encoded by the coding sequence ATGCCAGACAAAGTTCATTGTGCACACATTCTCGTCAAAACAGAGCAAGAAGCTAAAACAGTGTTAGAACGCCTAAACAAGGGCGAAAAATTCGCCAACATCGCCAAAGAAGTTTCACTATGCCCCTCCGGAAAACGCGGCGGAGACCTTGGAACATTCGGCAGAGGAAAAATGGTCAAAGAATTCGAAAACGCAGCGTTTAAACTTAACAAGGGAGAAATCTCGCCCATCGTGAAAACAAAGTTTGGGTATCACATCATAAAACGATTGGAATAA
- the hypA gene encoding hydrogenase nickel incorporation protein HypA, whose product MHEWALAEAVIAAASEIAEKEGLHSVREVTIKVGELQQLELDIFKFALSQLKPAKFQNAKFKIEIAEAEFKCRVCGHKWLFKKEKLNNDASEAIHFIPEVAHTYVKCPKCGSPDFEILRGRGVWLESIKGVKKGDG is encoded by the coding sequence ATGCATGAGTGGGCTTTGGCTGAAGCAGTGATTGCCGCTGCTTCTGAAATTGCTGAAAAAGAAGGACTACACAGCGTTAGAGAAGTCACGATAAAAGTTGGAGAACTGCAACAGTTAGAACTTGACATATTCAAATTCGCCTTGTCACAGCTTAAACCCGCCAAGTTCCAAAACGCAAAGTTCAAAATAGAAATTGCAGAAGCTGAGTTCAAATGCAGAGTCTGCGGACACAAGTGGCTTTTCAAAAAGGAAAAGCTTAACAATGATGCTTCTGAAGCCATACACTTCATTCCAGAAGTCGCCCACACCTATGTCAAATGTCCAAAATGCGGAAGCCCAGACTTTGAAATACTACGAGGACGAGGCGTCTGGCTTGAAAGCATTAAAGGAGTGAAGAAAGGCGATGGTTGA
- a CDS encoding type II/IV secretion system ATPase subunit, producing the protein MAKFRVKETLAKLKKVKIRFNVGKRQQVAIPPPPPKPVPRGFKVVDKYPLYEPFAHVAIVQNPKTGEHKYILDELQLDPLERNVYNRILEILLAEIESPKEEILDPRKFFAEEAKKIVDKYRISLGWLPDVSWYKILYHAERDLVGFGRIDPLMRDPNIEDISCDGVGKPVYIWHRNYESIETNLEFENDEELDNVVVKLVHMAGKHVSSAFPIVDASLPGKHRLAVCYRREVTPFGTAFTIRKFREDPYSIIDLINLGTFSEEMAAYFWLCLENRASIMVLGGTAAGKTTALNALACLIKPGSKIITIEETAELNLPHENWVSLIARQSYGLGGTSVGEVTLFDLVKTSMRHRPDILIVGEVRGQEAYVLFQALATGHGGMCTMHAENLDSAVKRLTQKPMDISPAYIPLMNIVLSVQRVHLVKGSEKKAYRRVMDVNEIADYEDYRSALKWNPTKDVYVSSFDKSLMLTKISERIGITKKELIEELNRRKDVLHWMRERNIRSYKDVAAIIAEYYARPKQIYEKVLAGEEVKVVVAAKNP; encoded by the coding sequence ATGGCGAAGTTCCGAGTCAAAGAAACACTAGCCAAACTGAAAAAAGTGAAAATCCGATTCAATGTAGGAAAACGTCAACAAGTAGCAATTCCACCACCGCCGCCAAAACCTGTTCCCAGAGGGTTCAAGGTTGTTGATAAATATCCACTTTATGAGCCGTTCGCTCATGTCGCTATAGTGCAAAACCCAAAAACAGGCGAACACAAATACATACTAGACGAGTTACAGCTAGACCCTCTAGAAAGAAACGTCTACAACCGCATCTTGGAAATATTACTCGCAGAAATTGAATCACCAAAAGAGGAAATCTTAGACCCGAGAAAATTTTTCGCAGAAGAAGCCAAGAAAATTGTTGATAAATACCGCATAAGCTTAGGATGGTTACCAGACGTTTCATGGTACAAAATTCTATATCACGCAGAAAGAGACCTTGTAGGTTTCGGCAGAATCGACCCATTAATGCGAGACCCCAATATTGAAGACATTTCATGCGACGGAGTAGGCAAACCAGTCTATATTTGGCATAGAAACTACGAAAGCATTGAAACTAACCTTGAATTTGAAAACGATGAAGAGCTTGACAACGTAGTTGTAAAACTGGTACACATGGCTGGAAAACATGTAAGTTCAGCCTTTCCAATAGTAGATGCCTCACTGCCGGGTAAACATAGATTGGCAGTGTGCTATAGGCGTGAAGTTACGCCATTCGGAACAGCATTCACCATCAGAAAATTCAGAGAAGACCCCTACTCAATAATAGACCTAATAAACCTGGGCACATTCTCCGAAGAAATGGCAGCCTATTTCTGGCTATGCCTTGAAAACAGAGCCTCAATAATGGTTTTAGGTGGCACAGCAGCAGGAAAAACAACGGCATTAAACGCTCTCGCCTGCCTCATCAAACCAGGAAGTAAAATAATAACTATAGAAGAAACAGCAGAACTCAATCTGCCCCATGAAAACTGGGTCTCACTCATAGCAAGACAGAGCTACGGCTTAGGCGGAACCAGCGTTGGTGAAGTAACACTCTTTGACCTCGTAAAAACTTCGATGAGACACCGTCCTGACATACTAATCGTAGGCGAGGTTAGAGGTCAAGAAGCCTACGTGCTTTTCCAAGCTTTAGCCACAGGCCACGGTGGCATGTGCACGATGCACGCTGAAAACTTGGATTCAGCGGTGAAACGTTTGACGCAAAAACCAATGGACATTTCACCTGCCTACATTCCATTAATGAATATTGTGTTATCGGTTCAAAGAGTTCACTTAGTGAAAGGCTCCGAGAAGAAAGCGTATAGGCGTGTAATGGATGTGAACGAAATCGCAGATTACGAAGACTACAGATCTGCGTTAAAGTGGAACCCAACCAAAGACGTGTATGTATCTTCATTTGACAAAAGCTTAATGCTAACGAAAATTTCTGAGCGGATAGGCATTACCAAGAAAGAATTGATAGAGGAATTGAATAGACGCAAAGACGTTCTTCACTGGATGCGAGAACGTAACATACGCAGCTACAAAGACGTAGCCGCAATCATAGCAGAATACTACGCTAGACCAAAACAGATTTACGAGAAAGTTCTTGCGGGGGAGGAGGTTAAAGTAGTTGTCGCTGCTAAAAACCCTTGA
- a CDS encoding P-loop NTPase has translation MVDPRVSIIDERMRGIHNIIAVSSGKGGVGKSLVASTLALTLAKEGYKVGLFDLDFTSPSTHLILGIEGVQPKEEKGIVPPIVHGLKYMSIIYYSGERAAPLRGADVSNALIELLSITKWEKLDYLVVDMPPGIGDATLDLIRLIKRINFLIVTTPSQLAFETVRKLVGLLKELKIPVIGVIENMKMDNSNTIQKQTKTLGVKFLGEIPYDSNVEQAIGNTDKLLNTKLAQKMKEIATSSTLKINQ, from the coding sequence ATGGTTGACCCTCGCGTCAGCATCATAGACGAGAGGATGCGTGGAATACACAATATAATAGCAGTTTCAAGCGGCAAGGGCGGAGTGGGCAAAAGCCTCGTTGCGTCAACGCTTGCGCTGACTTTGGCAAAAGAAGGCTACAAAGTTGGACTTTTCGACTTGGACTTCACCAGTCCATCAACCCATTTGATTTTAGGCATTGAGGGTGTGCAGCCGAAAGAAGAGAAAGGAATTGTTCCGCCAATTGTTCACGGCTTAAAATACATGTCAATAATCTACTATTCCGGCGAACGTGCTGCTCCATTGCGCGGCGCAGACGTTTCAAACGCTTTGATTGAACTGCTTTCAATCACGAAGTGGGAAAAGCTGGATTATCTCGTAGTAGACATGCCGCCTGGAATAGGCGACGCAACACTCGACCTCATACGCTTGATTAAACGCATCAACTTTCTAATTGTGACGACGCCTTCACAACTTGCCTTCGAAACAGTTCGAAAACTCGTAGGTTTACTTAAAGAGCTGAAAATTCCAGTGATAGGCGTTATTGAAAACATGAAAATGGACAATTCGAACACTATTCAAAAACAAACCAAAACGTTAGGTGTGAAGTTTCTCGGCGAAATCCCATACGATTCAAATGTAGAACAAGCAATAGGCAACACAGACAAACTCCTAAACACCAAACTCGCCCAAAAAATGAAAGAAATAGCTACTTCTTCAACATTAAAAATCAACCAATAA
- a CDS encoding DUF166 family protein has product MSKAHKEQMLTVVFIYSGEFAERVIRNLINDPSFCKSCGLYCDSCKYNVYSYVRNIRAAMQLPSPLELPAFVDNPEKYMPKAVPKADLCVASGLHKDLLLELPYHLQKVGIKGLVVPIEDFAEVPSGLRKQVEEKCQELGLESAFPKPFCSLEPAKDKPVISGFVNELRIGRPSLEILTAERGKREVVEAAVVRRSAPCGSTWYVARKLIGVETKREVLYDAIAKAHHSYPCTATMNVDPEVKEPILHIGGYIIREEVEKALKQALA; this is encoded by the coding sequence TTGAGTAAAGCTCACAAAGAACAAATGTTAACGGTCGTTTTCATTTATAGTGGAGAATTTGCAGAGCGGGTTATAAGGAATTTAATTAACGACCCCAGTTTCTGCAAGTCTTGCGGTTTGTACTGCGACTCATGCAAATATAATGTTTACAGTTATGTGCGTAACATTCGTGCTGCAATGCAGTTGCCAAGCCCACTTGAGCTTCCTGCTTTTGTTGACAATCCTGAAAAGTACATGCCTAAGGCGGTGCCGAAGGCTGATTTGTGCGTTGCGTCGGGATTGCATAAGGACTTGTTGTTGGAGTTGCCGTATCATTTGCAAAAAGTTGGGATAAAAGGGTTGGTTGTGCCGATAGAAGATTTTGCCGAAGTGCCTTCTGGCTTGAGAAAGCAGGTGGAGGAGAAATGTCAAGAGTTGGGTTTAGAAAGCGCGTTTCCGAAGCCTTTCTGTTCGCTTGAGCCGGCAAAGGATAAGCCTGTAATTTCAGGATTTGTGAATGAGCTTCGAATTGGTAGGCCTTCTTTGGAGATTTTGACTGCGGAGAGAGGTAAGCGTGAAGTTGTTGAGGCGGCTGTTGTTAGGCGAAGTGCTCCATGCGGCTCCACGTGGTATGTTGCGAGAAAATTAATAGGAGTGGAAACGAAAAGAGAAGTTCTTTATGATGCGATTGCAAAGGCTCATCATAGCTATCCGTGCACGGCAACAATGAATGTGGACCCGGAGGTTAAGGAGCCTATTCTTCACATTGGAGGCTACATTATACGGGAAGAAGTCGAAAAGGCGTTGAAGCAAGCTTTGGCGTAA
- a CDS encoding type II secretion system F family protein, giving the protein MSLLKTLEAWSFRIFGRLAPSFLKNVFEFKGYLERAKIKIYPETYVSMMFFIAVLTLPVSIISILLLYFYGFLPIIFLVPLPFYVMIGFLLIPMSKASDRASNLEREMPFAASYISVMASGGIAPYTSFKRLAEVELMPSMRSEAREILKDVEIFGIDPLTAIENAAKKNPLDVFKDFLSGYASTVIIGGDIGHFLERKAEDIFKTRAMRVKAAAERLGMLLETFIIVMVLMSLCFYILFSVESFYSAGISSSSGIILYTYLFTPMLSMVFIYLAHSMQPKTPVVETRPYKVFGICSAIAIVLLMLLTNFLGFIEVPFLKPIQTMVDLPIAISIALFIATAPAAVVHSRLSKKKSSMEQGINSFLRDLTEVRKTGLSPEKCIESLAHRDYGEFSKELRKISSEISWGVPIRKVILDFVKRVKSWMTQVIMFLLVETIDVGGGTIAMIESIARFNNLTQEVDKEKRMAVRPYVLMPYFAAILLVATTTMMIGIMPATLGVAGGSKAANLGPTITIFVTSSIFHSYLIGLVAGKISEESIAAGFKHASVLVIIAVLAAKLTPMLMG; this is encoded by the coding sequence TTGTCGCTGCTAAAAACCCTTGAAGCTTGGTCTTTTCGCATCTTCGGTAGACTAGCGCCTTCCTTCCTGAAGAATGTCTTCGAATTTAAGGGCTATTTGGAAAGGGCGAAAATCAAGATTTACCCAGAAACCTACGTTTCAATGATGTTTTTTATTGCTGTGCTTACACTTCCCGTCAGTATAATATCAATACTGCTCCTTTACTTCTATGGATTTTTACCAATAATATTCTTAGTTCCACTTCCATTCTATGTCATGATAGGTTTTCTGTTAATACCCATGTCAAAAGCAAGTGATAGGGCAAGCAACCTCGAGAGAGAAATGCCCTTCGCAGCCTCGTACATCAGCGTCATGGCTTCAGGAGGCATCGCTCCTTACACAAGCTTTAAACGGCTTGCAGAAGTTGAGCTAATGCCTTCAATGAGAAGCGAAGCAAGAGAAATCTTGAAGGATGTGGAGATTTTCGGAATAGACCCACTCACTGCTATAGAGAATGCAGCAAAGAAAAACCCGTTAGATGTGTTTAAGGATTTTCTTTCAGGCTATGCATCAACGGTTATTATAGGTGGCGACATTGGACATTTTCTTGAGAGAAAAGCCGAGGATATTTTCAAAACAAGAGCTATGCGCGTTAAGGCTGCAGCTGAAAGGCTTGGAATGCTCTTAGAGACCTTCATAATCGTAATGGTTTTGATGTCTCTATGCTTCTACATACTGTTCAGCGTAGAATCATTCTATAGTGCAGGCATATCAAGTTCTTCTGGCATAATTCTATACACTTACTTGTTCACGCCTATGTTGTCAATGGTTTTCATTTACTTAGCGCATAGTATGCAGCCCAAAACGCCAGTTGTAGAAACACGCCCCTACAAGGTCTTCGGAATCTGCAGCGCAATAGCAATAGTGCTACTGATGCTACTCACAAATTTCTTGGGATTCATAGAAGTCCCATTCCTAAAACCTATTCAAACAATGGTAGACTTGCCCATAGCAATCTCCATAGCCTTATTCATTGCAACCGCGCCAGCAGCAGTCGTACACAGTAGATTATCAAAGAAAAAATCCAGCATGGAACAAGGCATAAACAGCTTCCTGAGAGACTTAACAGAAGTCAGAAAAACTGGACTATCACCAGAAAAATGCATCGAAAGCCTTGCTCACAGGGATTATGGCGAATTCAGCAAAGAACTACGTAAGATAAGTTCAGAAATCTCTTGGGGAGTCCCAATTAGGAAAGTGATACTTGATTTTGTCAAGCGAGTCAAAAGTTGGATGACTCAAGTCATCATGTTCTTACTTGTCGAAACGATAGATGTGGGTGGCGGAACGATAGCCATGATTGAATCCATAGCTAGGTTTAACAATCTTACTCAAGAAGTTGATAAAGAAAAGCGAATGGCTGTTCGCCCCTACGTATTAATGCCCTATTTTGCTGCAATTCTGCTAGTAGCGACGACGACAATGATGATTGGTATAATGCCAGCAACTCTGGGAGTTGCAGGAGGTTCGAAAGCAGCAAATCTAGGTCCGACAATAACGATTTTCGTTACTTCAAGCATTTTCCACAGCTACCTTATCGGTTTGGTTGCGGGTAAAATCAGTGAAGAATCAATTGCTGCCGGTTTCAAACACGCCTCTGTTCTGGTAATAATTGCTGTGTTGGCGGCAAAGTTGACCCCAATGTTAATGGGTTAA
- a CDS encoding A24 family peptidase C-terminal domain-containing protein, with product MQSILALARTSLALAFLAYASFSDYKTREVSNSVWILFAPPAFALTFMELILFEQSQLPFYGLSFGLTSAFAIILFYSGGFGGADAKALMCLALALPFYPEKLFAPLSGQNSPISQMLFPISVFSNAVLFAAAAAVYILLRNVFWRWRTGKELFGKGYESESLGRKILVLITGYKVSIDKLKQKWHLYPLEDVEEETFKQKLVIIPKDEERNAIVERLAKAVDAGKIENGVWATPGLPMLIFITAGLIVALFFGDIIWVCIRFLLG from the coding sequence TTGCAGTCAATACTTGCCTTAGCAAGAACTTCGCTTGCTCTCGCATTTCTAGCATATGCTTCTTTTTCTGATTATAAAACTCGCGAAGTAAGCAACAGTGTGTGGATACTGTTTGCGCCTCCAGCGTTTGCATTAACATTTATGGAGCTGATTCTTTTTGAGCAGTCTCAACTGCCCTTTTATGGCTTAAGTTTCGGTTTGACATCAGCCTTCGCAATAATCCTTTTCTATTCAGGAGGTTTTGGAGGTGCTGACGCGAAGGCTTTGATGTGCCTAGCGCTTGCGTTGCCCTTTTATCCGGAAAAGTTGTTCGCTCCATTATCGGGGCAGAATTCGCCAATTTCGCAAATGCTTTTTCCAATAAGTGTTTTCAGTAACGCTGTCTTGTTTGCGGCGGCTGCGGCAGTTTATATTCTTTTGCGTAATGTGTTTTGGCGCTGGAGAACTGGAAAAGAACTTTTTGGGAAAGGTTATGAGAGTGAATCTTTGGGGAGGAAAATTTTGGTTTTGATAACTGGTTACAAGGTGTCTATTGATAAGTTAAAGCAGAAATGGCATTTGTATCCTTTGGAAGATGTGGAGGAAGAAACTTTCAAACAGAAATTGGTCATCATTCCTAAGGATGAAGAAAGAAACGCCATAGTTGAACGGTTGGCTAAGGCTGTGGACGCTGGGAAAATTGAAAACGGCGTTTGGGCAACTCCTGGTCTTCCAATGCTCATTTTCATTACTGCAGGTTTAATTGTTGCCTTGTTTTTTGGCGATATTATTTGGGTTTGCATTCGCTTCCTGCTTGGGTAA
- a CDS encoding carbohydrate kinase family protein encodes MKNVIWIRWLLCLKVKQGVYSGFLEELLDFLKNGIREFNVVVMPDFFLDRFLSINFDAESFCDTLMDVVKRKGGSIDGIEQVEFRGGNAINTASALATLGAKVTPIVCTSKLGLEFIKFYLKSNRVNLSHVKILEKPSITTALEFKTEKGRANVMLRDVGSLADFGPDNLNSADFEAIEKADYACVFNWAGTRRFGTELAETVFRHVKTKGKGKTYCDTADPTPNKGKVSELTRKVLQSRFLDILSVNENEAVCYAFQVSGELRKTEKRLKFDELAKEAAKILRLHLSVRIDLHTTSFSATFTKKGGTVVPAFKVPVLRVTGAGDAWNAGNIVGDACGLSDGCRLLLANAVAAYYISSQNGTHPTREKLIKFLRKFKRKMAL; translated from the coding sequence ATGAAAAATGTTATCTGGATTCGCTGGTTACTTTGCTTAAAGGTGAAGCAAGGCGTGTATTCTGGTTTTCTTGAAGAACTGTTAGATTTCTTGAAAAACGGAATTCGAGAATTTAACGTGGTTGTTATGCCTGACTTTTTCCTTGACCGTTTTTTGAGTATAAATTTTGATGCAGAGAGTTTCTGCGACACTCTCATGGATGTGGTTAAACGAAAAGGCGGAAGCATAGATGGTATTGAGCAAGTAGAGTTTAGAGGCGGAAACGCGATTAATACAGCATCAGCTTTGGCTACTTTAGGTGCGAAGGTTACTCCAATAGTCTGCACGAGTAAATTAGGACTAGAGTTTATCAAATTTTACCTTAAATCCAACAGGGTTAATCTTTCTCATGTAAAGATTCTTGAAAAGCCATCAATAACAACCGCTTTGGAATTCAAAACCGAAAAAGGAAGAGCCAATGTTATGCTCAGAGATGTTGGTTCGCTTGCTGATTTTGGACCAGATAATCTAAATAGCGCAGATTTTGAAGCAATTGAGAAGGCTGATTACGCGTGTGTTTTTAACTGGGCTGGGACTAGGCGTTTTGGAACAGAATTGGCTGAAACCGTTTTTAGACACGTTAAAACAAAGGGGAAAGGCAAGACTTACTGTGACACGGCTGACCCAACTCCTAACAAAGGAAAAGTTTCTGAATTGACGCGGAAAGTTTTGCAGAGCAGATTTTTGGATATTTTGAGCGTAAATGAGAACGAAGCAGTGTGTTATGCATTTCAAGTGAGTGGTGAACTGAGAAAGACTGAAAAACGCTTGAAATTTGACGAATTGGCGAAGGAAGCCGCTAAAATCTTGAGATTGCACTTATCTGTGCGGATTGACTTGCACACGACGAGCTTTTCGGCAACATTTACCAAAAAAGGCGGAACAGTTGTTCCTGCTTTCAAGGTTCCAGTTTTGAGAGTGACTGGTGCGGGTGATGCTTGGAATGCGGGAAACATTGTGGGAGATGCTTGCGGGCTTTCGGATGGTTGTCGTTTGTTGCTGGCTAATGCAGTTGCAGCCTATTACATTTCAAGCCAGAATGGTACGCATCCCACGAGAGAAAAGCTGATAAAATTTCTTAGAAAGTTTAAGCGGAAAATGGCTCTATAG
- a CDS encoding archaellin/type IV pilin N-terminal domain-containing protein: MLTKNNVLKSKKAISPILATLLLIVIAVAAIVVTYAWIMTYVSSAGQQAGVTLYKENIYWNSTEKKTYITIGNSGTGNTKIVRLYLGTAQANLVNVTAYTNIGMGIMLNAKSVATITLSWPNDVANDWTSGNYYYFKIVTETGHELPFPEQAP; this comes from the coding sequence ATGTTAACAAAGAATAACGTGTTAAAATCTAAAAAAGCCATATCACCAATATTGGCTACGTTATTGCTGATTGTTATTGCCGTTGCAGCTATAGTTGTTACATATGCATGGATAATGACTTACGTAAGTAGTGCTGGACAACAAGCGGGCGTAACGTTGTACAAAGAGAATATTTACTGGAATTCAACTGAAAAAAAGACTTACATAACCATAGGCAATTCTGGAACTGGCAACACTAAGATAGTGAGGCTTTACTTGGGAACAGCGCAGGCTAACCTTGTTAACGTGACGGCATATACGAACATTGGCATGGGAATCATGCTCAACGCAAAGTCAGTAGCCACAATAACATTGTCTTGGCCAAACGACGTAGCAAACGACTGGACATCTGGAAACTACTATTACTTCAAAATAGTCACGGAAACAGGACACGAACTACCATTTCCAGAACAAGCACCCTAA
- the glmM gene encoding phosphoglucosamine mutase — protein MKSKLFGSSGVRGLVNVDLTPILAVKVGLAVATFCKAKKVLVARDTRVSGLMIENALVSGLLAGGADVSCLGVVPTSVLAFLTKQLNADASVMITASHNPPQYNGVKIFGSDSVAYGEKEQDAIEGIIESGRFRFVDWRDVGEVESVDKSALYIEMIKKSVKLRKKWHVIVDPGCGATYSLAPLIFERLGCKVTAVNAHADGFFSARSPEPNAEVLRPLARIVREFSADVGIAYDGDGDRVSFIDEKGSFVDFDRILAAYAAYVVAKEKGGVVVTNVEASMCVEKMVEAHRGKVVRTRVGDVYVAEAIKRHKAVFGGEPCGAWIHPQIHYCPDGILSSVLLLEALEEKGGGLSEFVAETPKFVTLRENVHCENSVKLKVMEKVEKGLKTVFPKFVESSMVDGVRLAFEDGWVLVRASGTEPLIRLTVEGESLKAAKEIMGKSVVFVRKLVEEMGK, from the coding sequence TTGAAGTCAAAGCTGTTTGGTAGTTCCGGTGTGCGGGGTTTAGTGAATGTTGATTTAACGCCTATTTTGGCGGTTAAAGTGGGTTTGGCTGTGGCGACTTTTTGTAAAGCGAAAAAAGTGCTTGTGGCGCGTGATACTAGAGTTTCGGGTTTGATGATTGAGAATGCGTTGGTTTCGGGTTTGTTGGCTGGAGGAGCGGATGTTAGTTGTTTGGGAGTTGTGCCGACTTCTGTTTTGGCGTTTTTGACGAAGCAATTGAATGCGGATGCAAGTGTGATGATTACTGCATCGCATAATCCGCCACAGTATAATGGTGTTAAAATTTTTGGTAGCGATAGCGTGGCTTATGGCGAAAAGGAACAGGACGCGATTGAAGGAATTATTGAGAGTGGACGTTTTAGGTTTGTGGATTGGCGTGATGTTGGTGAAGTCGAGTCTGTTGACAAAAGCGCGTTATACATTGAAATGATAAAGAAAAGTGTTAAATTGCGCAAAAAATGGCACGTGATAGTTGACCCTGGATGCGGCGCCACATATAGCCTTGCACCTTTAATTTTTGAAAGGTTAGGATGCAAAGTAACTGCTGTCAATGCACATGCTGATGGGTTCTTCTCTGCCAGAAGTCCTGAACCAAATGCTGAGGTTTTAAGGCCTTTGGCTAGGATTGTTCGAGAATTTAGTGCTGATGTTGGGATAGCCTATGATGGTGATGGTGATAGGGTGAGTTTTATTGATGAGAAAGGCAGTTTTGTGGATTTTGACCGTATTTTAGCTGCGTATGCTGCATACGTGGTGGCTAAAGAAAAGGGCGGAGTTGTGGTGACGAATGTTGAGGCGTCTATGTGTGTTGAGAAAATGGTTGAGGCGCATCGTGGGAAGGTTGTTAGGACAAGGGTTGGTGATGTTTATGTTGCGGAGGCAATTAAGCGGCATAAGGCGGTTTTTGGTGGAGAACCTTGTGGAGCATGGATTCATCCTCAAATCCATTATTGTCCAGATGGGATACTTTCTTCTGTGTTGCTGCTTGAGGCGTTGGAAGAAAAGGGTGGAGGGCTTTCGGAATTTGTTGCTGAGACGCCTAAATTTGTGACGCTTAGAGAAAATGTTCACTGTGAGAATAGTGTGAAACTTAAGGTTATGGAGAAGGTTGAGAAGGGATTGAAGACTGTTTTTCCAAAGTTTGTGGAATCATCTATGGTTGATGGTGTGCGTTTGGCTTTCGAGGATGGGTGGGTTTTGGTTAGGGCTTCTGGTACTGAACCGCTTATTAGGTTGACGGTTGAGGGTGAATCATTAAAAGCGGCAAAAGAGATAATGGGTAAGAGTGTGGTGTTTGTTAGGAAACTTGTTGAGGAGATGGGAAAGTGA